In Candidatus Thermoplasmatota archaeon, one genomic interval encodes:
- a CDS encoding Ig-like domain-containing protein produces the protein MTVNVSNGDNEPPTVDIVKPENSIYIFNRKILPNAFPLIIGEITIQAHANDEQSGIAKVEFYIDNILKHTDIESPYEWLWDENAVGKHEIKAIAYDTAGNTADAEQEVWIFNI, from the coding sequence TTGACTGTAAATGTTAGCAATGGCGATAATGAGCCACCAACCGTTGATATTGTTAAACCAGAAAATAGTATTTATATTTTCAACAGAAAAATACTACCTAATGCTTTCCCATTAATTATTGGAGAAATAACGATTCAGGCCCATGCAAATGATGAACAATCTGGCATCGCAAAGGTAGAATTTTACATTGATAATATTTTAAAACATACGGACATTGAAAGCCCATATGAATGGCTTTGGGATGAAAATGCCGTAGGTAAGCATGAGATAAAGGCGATCGCTTACGATACTGCAGGCAATACTGCCGATGCTGAACAGGAAGTCTGGATATTTAATATCTGA